Proteins found in one Magnolia sinica isolate HGM2019 chromosome 5, MsV1, whole genome shotgun sequence genomic segment:
- the LOC131246977 gene encoding S-type anion channel SLAH1-like, which produces ILMRIDAGHFRISLSLCSQALLWKTLREPSDDMHAIHHLISKLPSTAFIIFWSASLFVLLSLFLLYILRCFFHFHMVKAEFLDHIKVNYLFAPSISWILLLQSSPFIHPKSTYYVVLWWVFMVPILALDVKIYGQWFTKGTFLSMVANPTSHISVIGNLVGARAAAQMGWKECAMCIFSIGIIHYLVLFVTLYQGFSGSDRLPVKLRPVFFLFFAAPSTASLAWDSISGTFGTPSKMLFFLSMFLFASPGTRPALFKKSMRKFHVAWWAYPFPLTVLALASAQYAEEVKGALAHLLMLVLSGLSIIVCMGVVIFTLLNVGLFLRQHFSYIHAAA; this is translated from the exons atcttgatgagaattgatgcaggTCACTTCCGCATAAGCCTCTCTCTTTGCAGCCAGGCTTTGCTATGGAAGACACTCAGAGAACCGTCCGATGACATGCACGCTATCCATCACCTCATCAGCAAACTCCCATCAACGGCTTTCATCATCTTTTGGTCTGCTTCTCTCTTCGTTCTCCTCTCCCTCTTTCTACTCTACATACTAAGATGCTTCTTCCACTTCCATATGGTGAAAGCTGAGTTCTTGGATCATATCAAAGTGAACTACCTTTTCGCTCCATCCATTTCATGGATCCTCCTCCttcaatcctcaccattcatccatccaaaATCTACATACTACGTCGTGCTTTGGTGGGTCTTCATGGTCCCAATACTAGCTTTAGATGTGAAGATCTACGGTCAGTGGTTCACCAAGGGAACGTTCTTATCAATGGTGGCGAACCCCACGAGCCACATATCAGTGATTGGGAACTTGGTGGGGGCCAGGGCAGCAGCCCAGATGGGGTGGAAAGAGTGTGCGATGTGTATTTTCTCTATCGGCATTATTCATTATCTTGTGCTGTTTGTAACGCTCTATCAGGGATTCTCGGGGAGTGACCGGCTTCCGGTGAAACTACGGCCtgttttcttcttgttctttGCTGCACCAAGCACGGCAAGCTTGGCATGGGATTCGATCTCTGGTACTTTTGGTACTCCTTCCAAGATGCTATTCTTTCTCTCAATGTTCCTCTTTGCATCGCCG GGAACGAGACCAGCTCTATTCAAGAAGTCAATGAGGAAGTTCCACGTGGCATGGTGGGCCTATCCATTCCCCCTTACGGTCTTGGCCCTAGCTTCAGCCCAGTACGCCGAAGAAGTAAAAGGTGCCTTGGCCCACCTTCTGATGCTAGTTTTATCCGGCCTCTCCATCATCGTTTGCATGGGCGTCGTCATTTTCACCCTTCTCAACGTTGGGCTCTTCTTACGTCAACACTTCAGTTACATACACGCAGCTGCATGA